A genomic window from Limisphaera ngatamarikiensis includes:
- the hemC gene encoding hydroxymethylbilane synthase codes for MPESNRPILIATRGSALALAQAHAVLNQCRETFPKLRFELKIIKTTGDKLQTASLARSGRSLPKGLFTKELEVALLKGRADMAVHSLKDLPTELPPGLQLGAVTRRADVRDVLIYRSADHFASLPRQSHPTEWTPGQAALRGFTPHTSLLNLPPGTVIATSSTRRQAQIQALRPDLQFTELRGNVPTRLEKLATRNSFDATILALAGLSRLNFQITPEGRLIGDAVPDGLLATILPLDLMLPCVGQGAIGIEIRADDERLQAICARLNHYHTHQAVTAERAFLRAMGGGCQSPVAACAEVVDNHLRLRAVSFLHGVRRAEATGPIHDPVALGETVAAQLKATP; via the coding sequence CCATGCCGTCCTGAACCAGTGCCGAGAAACCTTCCCCAAACTCCGGTTCGAACTCAAAATCATCAAAACCACCGGCGACAAACTCCAAACCGCCTCCCTCGCCCGGTCCGGCCGCTCCCTCCCCAAGGGACTCTTCACCAAGGAGCTCGAAGTCGCACTCCTCAAAGGTCGCGCCGACATGGCCGTCCACAGCCTCAAAGACCTCCCCACCGAACTGCCACCCGGACTCCAACTCGGCGCCGTCACACGCAGGGCCGACGTCCGTGACGTCCTCATCTACCGCAGCGCCGACCACTTCGCCAGCCTCCCACGCCAGAGCCACCCCACCGAATGGACCCCCGGCCAGGCCGCACTCCGCGGTTTCACACCCCACACCTCACTCCTCAACCTCCCGCCCGGCACCGTCATCGCCACCAGTAGCACCCGACGTCAGGCCCAAATCCAGGCCCTCCGACCCGACCTCCAATTCACCGAACTGCGCGGCAACGTCCCCACACGCCTCGAAAAACTCGCCACCCGCAACTCCTTCGACGCCACCATCCTCGCACTGGCCGGCTTGTCCCGACTCAACTTCCAAATCACCCCCGAGGGCCGACTCATCGGCGACGCCGTCCCCGACGGACTCCTCGCCACCATCCTCCCCCTCGACCTCATGCTCCCCTGCGTCGGCCAGGGCGCCATCGGCATCGAAATCCGCGCCGACGACGAACGCCTCCAGGCCATCTGCGCACGCCTCAACCACTACCACACACACCAGGCCGTCACCGCCGAACGCGCCTTCCTCCGCGCCATGGGCGGCGGTTGCCAAAGCCCCGTCGCCGCCTGCGCCGAGGTCGTCGACAACCATCTCCGGCTCCGCGCCGTCTCCTTCCTCCACGGCGTCCGCCGGGCCGAAGCCACCGGACCCATCCACGACCCCGTCGCCCTCGGCGAAACCGTCGCCGCCCAACTCAAAGCCACCCCCTGA